The following are from one region of the Candidatus Shapirobacteria bacterium genome:
- a CDS encoding patatin-like phospholipase family protein, translating to MFSIFKKPPVIGLALGSGGARGLAHIGVIRSLLENDIYPGVITGSSAGALIGGLYSAFGRLNEINKIVDSIDYRFILKLILERPSKQGVVRGNKLESFINEQVGSLSVENTKIPFYAVASDLVSGQPYVFKKGPLSIAIRASISIPLFFSPVKLANTILVDGGASVPVPVDIARQNGADFVIGVNLYKSYFPLPHEKVDKSNISKLAFYSSQIVLNSLSQENNSHADFPLDLEIPIQNTLDFVKAKKFVDMGYEQTQSKIRDILKKLYK from the coding sequence ATGTTTTCGATATTCAAAAAACCGCCGGTAATTGGCCTTGCTCTTGGAAGCGGTGGTGCCCGTGGACTGGCGCACATTGGGGTTATTAGATCTCTTTTAGAAAACGATATTTATCCCGGAGTTATTACCGGTTCTTCAGCCGGTGCCCTAATCGGTGGGCTATACTCCGCCTTTGGGAGGCTTAACGAAATCAATAAAATCGTTGATTCTATTGATTACCGTTTTATTCTAAAACTCATACTTGAGAGGCCAAGCAAGCAGGGAGTTGTCCGTGGTAATAAACTCGAGTCTTTTATAAACGAACAGGTGGGCAGTTTATCCGTCGAAAACACAAAAATACCCTTTTACGCGGTTGCTTCTGATCTGGTCTCCGGCCAGCCTTACGTTTTTAAAAAGGGCCCTCTCTCGATCGCCATTCGGGCATCAATATCGATTCCGCTATTTTTTTCCCCGGTTAAACTAGCCAATACTATTTTGGTCGATGGCGGTGCTTCCGTCCCCGTCCCGGTAGACATTGCCCGACAAAACGGGGCGGATTTTGTAATCGGTGTAAATCTTTATAAGTCATATTTTCCTCTTCCCCACGAAAAAGTAGACAAATCTAATATTTCAAAACTAGCTTTTTATTCCTCCCAAATAGTTCTAAATAGTCTATCGCAGGAAAACAATTCCCACGCCGATTTCCCTCTGGATCTCGAGATTCCCATCCAAAATACTCTTGATTTTGTCAAGGCCAAAAAATTTGTTGATATGGGTTATGAACAGACTCAATCAAAAATCCGGGATATTCTAAAAAAACTTTACAAATAA
- a CDS encoding HD domain-containing protein — MQLTPKIQKAIKIAAEKHAGQVRQGDNLPFIVHLLEVAWVLSNYSNDENVIVAGLVHNVVNNVDDYSFVDIKNDFGELVMAMVFDVSEDKEAGSELKGQASWEERKNKYLQHAETMSQEAMLICAADKIVTLTVISNSMKTTGKELWNKMGVASNKLFWFYGEILKILQKRSYSKISEEMAAVLKRVQGETSILMNS; from the coding sequence ATGCAATTAACACCGAAAATTCAAAAGGCAATTAAGATTGCGGCAGAGAAACATGCCGGGCAAGTCCGCCAGGGTGATAATTTACCTTTTATCGTGCACTTACTTGAGGTTGCCTGGGTACTCTCTAATTATTCGAATGACGAAAATGTAATTGTGGCCGGTTTGGTTCATAACGTGGTAAACAATGTTGATGATTATTCGTTTGTTGATATTAAAAATGATTTTGGAGAATTGGTTATGGCCATGGTGTTCGATGTGAGCGAGGACAAAGAGGCCGGATCCGAATTGAAGGGACAGGCATCGTGGGAGGAAAGAAAAAATAAGTACCTTCAACACGCAGAGACGATGAGCCAGGAGGCAATGTTGATTTGCGCAGCAGACAAGATTGTAACCCTGACGGTAATTTCCAACTCGATGAAAACAACGGGCAAGGAATTGTGGAATAAAATGGGAGTTGCATCAAACAAATTATTTTGGTTTTATGGGGAAATACTTAAAATTCTTCAAAAAAGATCATATAGTAAAATATCTGAAGAAATGGCGGCAGTTTTGAAAAGGGTTCAGGGTGAGACATCCATACTCATGAATAGCTAA
- a CDS encoding transposase, with product MDRFAEKYSTKSSRLFNYNYSSPGIYFITICTLRHNNFFGKIIDNKIKFTKMGIIAKDELLKTIIIRDNLTINPWVIMPNHIHLLITLPNTHVETPRGASLHKNQIFPPIIPSHKNHPEYFSRLNVKSNQEIPKLINQFKSRVTIICRENKLFFAWQPRYYDEIVKDQGRFKKIKTYIINNPLNWQKDKYYFNNLKNNL from the coding sequence ATGGATAGATTTGCGGAGAAGTATTCGACAAAATCGTCCCGCCTTTTTAATTACAATTATTCATCTCCGGGAATTTATTTCATCACCATTTGTACTCTACGCCATAACAATTTTTTTGGAAAAATTATTGACAATAAAATCAAATTTACCAAAATGGGAATAATTGCCAAAGATGAATTGCTAAAAACAATTATAATTCGTGATAATTTAACAATTAACCCGTGGGTGATAATGCCCAACCATATTCATTTACTAATCACACTTCCGAACACCCATGTAGAGACGCCCCGCGGGGCGTCTCTACATAAAAATCAAATATTTCCGCCAATTATCCCATCGCATAAAAACCACCCGGAATATTTTTCCAGACTAAATGTCAAGTCAAACCAGGAAATCCCAAAATTAATCAATCAATTTAAATCAAGAGTTACTATAATCTGTAGAGAAAACAAGTTATTTTTTGCCTGGCAACCACGGTATTACGATGAAATTGTGAAAGATCAGGGAAGATTCAAAAAAATTAAAACTTATATAATTAATAACCCCTTAAATTGGCAAAAAGATAAATATTATTTTAATAATTTAAAAAATAATCTATGA
- a CDS encoding DUF4349 domain-containing protein, producing MINWLKKNWALAILIIIVLSFLKERFLGSGNLSLRNSASYDMAMGGVAPAPAAKISSLSSRTDFVPESIAPSDAVDRMVIQDTSLSLVVKDVSTVISQIETAAKGFGGYLVNSYLSKPEAAASGNIVIRVPEGKRTEALSALKGFAIKVVSESVSGTDVTDEYVDLQARLDILYKTKAKFDEISAKAYTVNDLLEVNRELINVQSQIDSIKGRQKYYEQSAKLSKITVYLSTDEMSLPYAPTNEWRPAVIFKEAVRSLVGALRNIGTLAIWLVVFSPVIIPAVLLYRWYRSKKK from the coding sequence ATGATAAACTGGCTAAAGAAAAATTGGGCATTGGCTATTCTTATTATTATTGTTTTGAGTTTTCTAAAAGAGCGATTTTTGGGCTCAGGAAATCTTTCTCTTCGTAATTCTGCCTCATATGACATGGCTATGGGAGGTGTTGCCCCCGCCCCAGCCGCCAAAATATCATCCCTGTCAAGCCGCACTGATTTTGTCCCTGAGTCAATTGCTCCCTCCGATGCGGTTGACCGCATGGTTATACAAGATACTAGCTTATCGCTTGTTGTAAAGGATGTGTCTACTGTAATTTCTCAAATCGAAACCGCCGCCAAAGGTTTTGGGGGCTATCTTGTTAACTCTTATCTGTCAAAACCTGAAGCCGCCGCAAGCGGCAACATAGTTATTCGTGTCCCCGAGGGAAAACGCACCGAAGCTCTAAGCGCCTTAAAAGGATTTGCTATCAAAGTCGTTTCCGAATCAGTCTCCGGCACCGATGTTACCGACGAGTATGTTGACCTTCAGGCCCGTTTGGATATTTTATATAAAACCAAGGCAAAATTCGACGAAATCTCTGCTAAAGCCTATACGGTAAATGATCTTCTGGAGGTCAATCGTGAGCTAATCAATGTTCAGTCGCAAATTGACTCTATCAAAGGTCGGCAAAAATATTACGAACAATCTGCAAAACTCAGCAAAATTACCGTCTATCTGTCGACCGATGAAATGTCTCTGCCCTACGCGCCCACCAACGAATGGCGCCCGGCCGTCATTTTTAAAGAAGCCGTCAGATCCCTGGTTGGTGCCTTGAGAAATATTGGGACACTCGCCATTTGGCTTGTTGTTTTCTCTCCGGTAATTATCCCTGCTGTCTTGCTCTATCGGTGGTACAGAAGTAAAAAGAAATGA
- a CDS encoding PD-(D/E)XK nuclease family protein, with translation MYHRGVTKDKYSAVWVSHSSISAFQSCPRSYYLKNVYKDPKTGHKIKIMSPPLALGQAVHQVIESLSVLPVSSRFKESLLDKYERAWINISAEKGGFGDAETEYKYKSRGEEMIRRVMKNPGPIAGLAGKINQDLPYYWLSEEDNIILCGKIDWLEYLPETDSVHIIDFKTSKNEEGAESLQLPIYRLLVANCQKRETTKASYWYLEKNDELTPKPLPDLEVSKSKILKIARKIKLSRKMQIFKCPQGDGCRECLPFERILNGEGRFVGNDEYGADTYILEVIQKNEADSKIL, from the coding sequence GTGTATCATAGAGGTGTGACCAAGGATAAATATAGCGCAGTGTGGGTGTCGCATTCATCAATCAGTGCGTTTCAGTCGTGTCCCCGATCGTATTATCTTAAAAATGTTTATAAGGACCCAAAGACCGGCCATAAAATTAAAATTATGTCCCCTCCTCTGGCTTTGGGGCAAGCGGTTCATCAAGTTATAGAGTCACTATCAGTGCTGCCGGTGAGCAGCAGATTTAAGGAATCACTTTTGGATAAATATGAGCGAGCTTGGATAAATATTTCGGCAGAAAAAGGTGGTTTTGGTGATGCCGAAACAGAGTATAAATATAAAAGTCGGGGTGAAGAAATGATACGGCGGGTGATGAAAAACCCGGGGCCAATTGCAGGCTTAGCAGGAAAAATAAACCAGGATTTACCATATTATTGGCTATCCGAAGAAGATAATATAATCCTGTGCGGAAAGATTGACTGGCTTGAATATTTGCCGGAGACGGACAGTGTCCATATTATTGATTTTAAAACCAGTAAAAATGAAGAGGGGGCCGAGTCGCTGCAACTTCCCATTTACCGATTGTTGGTGGCTAATTGCCAAAAACGGGAGACTACAAAAGCAAGTTATTGGTATCTGGAAAAGAATGATGAGCTAACACCCAAACCATTGCCCGATTTGGAGGTGTCAAAGAGTAAAATCCTCAAAATTGCCAGAAAGATAAAATTATCCAGAAAAATGCAAATTTTTAAATGTCCGCAAGGGGACGGATGTCGGGAATGTCTGCCGTTTGAAAGAATTTTGAATGGAGAGGGTCGGTTTGTGGGAAATGATGAATATGGGGCTGATACCTATATCCTTGAAGTAATTCAGAAGAACGAGGCTGACAGTAAAATTCTCTAG
- a CDS encoding MFS transporter, with amino-acid sequence MNRRAIFTIFTIVLTDLIGFGIIIPILPAISQSMGVRGFWLGLLISSYAIAQFISAPILGNLSDRYGRKPILVISKLGTVIAYIIFAFSRSFSVLLISRLIDGFTGGNIPAARAYISDITTKENRSRGMAIIGISFGLGFIIGPALGGIFFTIGKSHTLPALVGALLSFISLVLTQVFLDESHRLSKPVVSRTFSIKNFLKVFENKTIQQILIIQFIIMTATSGFQTTISFFTDKIFRYTPQQNSLMFVYFGVLGLVVQGYLASRRGPNVHRMIKIGIIVNAAGIIFLSLSPTSSLFLASIALTSAGGGLIGVFLPTLLSTVDSKDPEGEVMGAYEGIGSLGRVIGPAIIGSLIVIFPRQIYFTCGIAVLATIFFLKKINLKPQYSKPYQGSHDQIYSD; translated from the coding sequence ATGAACCGTCGGGCAATTTTTACGATCTTTACCATCGTCCTCACTGATCTGATTGGTTTTGGAATAATTATTCCTATCTTGCCAGCTATTAGTCAAAGTATGGGTGTCAGAGGTTTTTGGTTGGGCTTGTTGATATCCTCTTACGCCATTGCCCAATTTATTTCAGCCCCGATTCTGGGAAATCTATCTGACCGTTACGGCCGCAAACCGATTTTGGTAATCAGCAAACTCGGTACGGTCATTGCTTATATAATCTTTGCCTTTTCGAGAAGTTTTTCTGTCCTACTAATTTCCCGCCTGATTGATGGTTTTACCGGGGGGAATATCCCTGCCGCCCGTGCCTATATAAGTGATATCACCACCAAAGAAAACCGCTCTCGTGGTATGGCAATCATTGGGATTTCTTTCGGGTTAGGCTTTATCATTGGCCCGGCCCTTGGTGGTATTTTTTTTACAATCGGAAAATCACACACCCTTCCTGCCCTTGTCGGAGCCCTGCTTAGTTTTATTTCTTTGGTACTCACTCAAGTCTTTCTGGATGAATCACACCGCCTCAGTAAACCGGTTGTTTCCCGTACTTTTTCCATAAAAAACTTTCTAAAAGTGTTTGAAAACAAAACTATCCAGCAGATACTTATAATTCAATTCATTATTATGACGGCCACCTCAGGTTTTCAAACCACTATTTCCTTTTTTACGGATAAAATTTTCCGCTACACTCCTCAACAAAATAGCCTCATGTTTGTGTATTTCGGGGTACTCGGATTAGTAGTTCAGGGCTATCTTGCCAGCCGTCGTGGACCAAATGTTCACAGGATGATAAAAATTGGAATTATCGTTAATGCTGCCGGTATTATTTTTCTCTCTCTTAGCCCCACCTCCTCGCTATTTCTAGCTTCAATTGCCTTAACCTCGGCCGGTGGTGGTTTAATCGGGGTATTTTTACCGACTCTACTTTCAACTGTCGACAGCAAAGATCCGGAAGGGGAAGTTATGGGTGCATATGAGGGTATTGGCAGCCTTGGTAGAGTCATTGGTCCGGCCATTATCGGCAGTCTTATTGTAATTTTTCCCAGGCAAATTTATTTCACTTGCGGAATAGCAGTTCTTGCTACTATATTCTTTCTAAAAAAAATTAACCTAAAACCGCAATATTCCAAACCCTATCAAGGCAGTCACGATCAGATATATTCCGATTAG
- a CDS encoding peptidase E, giving the protein MKLLLTSAGLSNLSIVKAIERLLGKSAKGVKLAFIPTAANVEPGDKSWMIEDLNNFQKTGFEVDIVDISALPKEIWLPRIEKVDVLVFSGGNTFHLMYWLRKSGLNQLLPELLKSKVYVGISAGSMVVSKSIFLTSDKPIFGEDRLGVADDRGLGLVNFYVRPHYNSPLFPKAKENVIAKSAKTVTEPVYALDDNGAIEVADDKIEVVSEGEYKIFN; this is encoded by the coding sequence ATGAAACTACTCTTAACTTCTGCCGGATTATCAAATCTCTCAATAGTCAAAGCCATTGAAAGGTTGTTGGGGAAATCTGCCAAAGGGGTTAAGCTGGCCTTTATCCCCACTGCGGCCAACGTTGAGCCTGGTGATAAAAGCTGGATGATTGAAGATTTGAACAATTTCCAAAAAACTGGTTTTGAGGTAGATATTGTTGATATTTCAGCTCTACCGAAAGAGATATGGTTGCCAAGAATTGAGAAAGTCGATGTATTGGTCTTTAGCGGTGGCAATACTTTTCACCTGATGTACTGGCTAAGAAAATCTGGCTTAAACCAACTGCTCCCAGAACTACTTAAAAGTAAAGTTTATGTAGGGATTAGTGCAGGCAGTATGGTTGTTTCAAAAAGTATTTTTCTAACCTCTGACAAACCAATTTTTGGTGAAGACAGATTGGGTGTGGCTGATGACAGAGGTCTGGGTCTTGTCAATTTTTACGTTCGCCCTCATTATAATTCCCCACTTTTTCCAAAGGCAAAAGAAAATGTGATTGCAAAGTCGGCCAAAACAGTCACCGAGCCAGTTTATGCTCTGGATGATAACGGTGCCATTGAGGTTGCGGACGATAAAATCGAAGTCGTTTCAGAAGGGGAATATAAGATATTTAATTAA
- a CDS encoding pseudouridine synthase, giving the protein MRINKYLSSIGVASRRAVDKLISENRVRINKNYARLGDQVDPQKDGIEVDNKPVSKTNPFFEYIILNKPEGVISSTVDTHDRQTVLDLVPNKSRLYPVGRLDYDSSGLILLTNDGDLALKLTHPRFHLPKTYHVTVTGLVDDRKINKLKKGVDLEDGKTLPCDISIITRHPGNTVLEIILYQGKKRQIRRMCESVSLKVWKLHRVAIGPITIGELKSGKYRHLKKDEISRLKQISI; this is encoded by the coding sequence ATGAGAATTAACAAATATTTATCCTCAATCGGAGTTGCCTCGCGACGGGCTGTTGATAAACTTATTTCTGAGAATAGAGTCAGGATAAACAAAAATTATGCCCGGCTAGGGGATCAGGTTGATCCCCAAAAAGATGGAATAGAAGTAGACAACAAACCGGTCAGCAAAACAAACCCCTTTTTTGAGTACATTATTTTAAACAAACCCGAAGGAGTAATTTCCTCTACCGTCGACACTCACGATCGCCAAACCGTTCTCGATCTGGTCCCAAACAAATCACGCCTATACCCCGTAGGCCGCCTGGATTACGATTCCTCTGGGTTAATCTTGTTGACCAACGATGGTGATCTGGCGTTAAAGCTCACTCATCCCCGATTTCATTTACCAAAAACTTATCACGTCACAGTCACTGGGTTAGTTGATGACCGAAAAATTAATAAGCTCAAAAAAGGGGTAGATCTGGAAGACGGTAAAACTCTCCCCTGCGATATTTCCATCATCACTCGTCACCCGGGCAATACAGTTTTAGAAATTATCCTGTATCAGGGCAAAAAACGTCAAATAAGACGAATGTGTGAATCAGTTTCGCTAAAGGTCTGGAAATTGCATCGGGTAGCCATCGGCCCGATCACAATTGGCGAGCTTAAATCGGGAAAATATCGTCATCTTAAAAAGGATGAAATCTCCCGTCTAAAACAAATCAGCATTTAA
- a CDS encoding replication-associated recombination protein A, which yields MTLSQPLASILRPKNLAEFIGQSHLVGPGKPLRLAIETRQLFSMIFWGPPGVGKTTLARIIAKECGVEIYDLSAVSAGKDDIKKIIGSSAPDLYQKVLFLDEIHRFNKAQQDFLLPYVESGKLTLIGATTENPSFEIISPLLSRCRVFVLKELSADEMNQIIERALPVIARSSATKQSIKINPPTREWLINMANGDARQCLTMIDNAFTLYGKLTIDTLKSTLQNSYLRFDKKGEEHYNTISAFIKSMRASNVDAAVYYLARMIEAGEDPKFIARRMVIFASEDIGITNSSALMLANQVFQSVTLIGYPECAINLVHGVVYLAKSAKNRSAYDALRSAQTDVRQLGNLPIPLELRNAETKLMEDLGYGKGYEKYSQKDLLPDKLKGKKYFKDLKK from the coding sequence ATGACTCTTTCCCAACCACTGGCTTCAATTCTTCGACCCAAAAATCTCGCCGAATTTATTGGTCAGTCACACCTTGTCGGTCCCGGCAAGCCGCTTCGTTTAGCCATAGAAACTCGTCAGCTTTTTTCTATGATTTTTTGGGGGCCGCCGGGGGTGGGAAAAACTACCTTAGCCCGGATTATTGCCAAAGAATGCGGGGTTGAAATATACGATCTTTCCGCCGTATCAGCCGGTAAAGACGACATCAAAAAAATCATCGGTTCTTCGGCTCCGGACCTTTATCAAAAAGTATTGTTTCTTGATGAAATTCATCGTTTCAACAAAGCTCAACAGGATTTCCTTCTGCCCTACGTCGAAAGTGGCAAGTTAACCCTGATCGGCGCCACCACCGAAAATCCCAGTTTTGAAATTATTTCTCCTCTCCTTTCTCGTTGTCGTGTTTTTGTTTTAAAGGAACTTTCTGCCGATGAAATGAATCAAATAATTGAACGGGCCCTGCCCGTCATTGCGAGGAGCTCCGCAACGAAGCAATCTATAAAAATTAACCCTCCCACTCGTGAATGGCTGATCAACATGGCCAATGGTGATGCCCGTCAATGCCTAACCATGATTGATAATGCCTTCACCCTTTATGGCAAATTAACCATCGATACCCTAAAATCTACTCTGCAAAATTCTTATCTCCGTTTCGACAAAAAAGGCGAGGAGCACTACAACACCATTTCCGCCTTTATAAAATCTATGCGGGCCTCAAACGTTGATGCCGCGGTTTATTATTTAGCCCGGATGATTGAAGCCGGTGAAGACCCAAAATTTATTGCCCGCCGCATGGTTATCTTTGCCTCCGAAGATATTGGTATTACCAACTCCTCGGCTCTAATGTTGGCCAATCAGGTCTTTCAATCAGTTACCTTAATTGGCTACCCAGAATGCGCTATTAATTTAGTCCATGGTGTAGTTTATTTGGCCAAATCCGCCAAAAATAGATCAGCCTACGATGCCCTCCGCTCCGCCCAAACAGACGTCAGACAGTTGGGTAATCTGCCGATTCCCCTCGAACTCCGCAATGCCGAAACCAAGTTAATGGAAGATTTAGGTTATGGCAAAGGCTACGAAAAATATTCTCAAAAAGATCTGCTTCCTGATAAACTAAAAGGTAAAAAATATTTTAAAGATTTAAAAAAATAA
- a CDS encoding M48 family metalloprotease: MLTRFKPLVRYLLLFLVMGYVTQWMGINLYLTGIGQKQKLLTEIKESPLITLIQSKTGLLLSSFRIIASPRPYAVMIGIPNKPFMMLSSQLNQDFTDSEKEYVVLHETGHYQLHHTIKELIFFITFFIISCFIVRKLPLYIIPIIGIALGLFNIQYAMRSEYEADRFAVSHITDPKGMITVTEKFRNAHFPPLDDYSPLWPVLYRSTPYHVRIEMANKEIERRSKN; this comes from the coding sequence ATGCTTACTCGCTTTAAGCCATTGGTGCGCTATCTTCTTTTATTTTTGGTCATGGGATATGTAACTCAGTGGATGGGTATAAACCTATATTTGACGGGCATTGGACAAAAACAAAAGTTACTGACAGAAATCAAGGAGTCGCCTCTTATCACCCTAATCCAATCGAAGACTGGATTATTGCTAAGTTCTTTTAGAATTATTGCCTCCCCTCGACCTTATGCTGTAATGATTGGAATTCCCAATAAACCATTCATGATGCTATCAAGCCAACTTAATCAAGATTTTACCGACAGTGAAAAGGAGTATGTAGTTCTTCATGAAACTGGCCACTATCAATTACACCATACTATTAAAGAACTGATATTTTTTATAACCTTTTTTATAATTTCTTGTTTTATTGTTCGCAAGCTACCTTTGTATATTATTCCTATAATTGGGATTGCTTTGGGACTTTTTAATATTCAGTATGCAATGCGAAGTGAGTACGAGGCTGACAGATTTGCAGTAAGTCATATAACCGACCCCAAAGGGATGATTACGGTGACTGAAAAGTTCAGAAATGCTCACTTTCCACCTCTAGATGATTACAGCCCGCTTTGGCCAGTTTTATATCGAAGTACACCGTATCATGTGAGAATTGAAATGGCGAACAAAGAGATTGAGAGAAGAAGTAAAAATTAA
- a CDS encoding ribonuclease H-like domain-containing protein, producing MKTEVIFDIETKKLFEDISSFNPADLGVSIVSLYFRQVDENLIEKEGQIYSFWENEFSNMWDYFSKADRIIGFNSLGFDIPALVPISPLNFKKLPHFDLMDKIKQNLGFRLGLDAVAKECLGHGKTDIGTNAVVYWNENTAESLAKLKKYCEMDVFVTKDIYDYGLKNKHLKYKDKWNTSRVFPIDFSYPQSEKNQISLF from the coding sequence ATGAAAACCGAAGTAATCTTTGATATTGAAACCAAAAAATTATTTGAAGATATCAGTTCGTTTAACCCCGCCGACCTTGGTGTTTCTATCGTCTCTTTGTATTTCCGCCAGGTAGACGAAAATTTAATCGAAAAGGAGGGCCAAATATATAGTTTCTGGGAAAACGAATTTTCGAATATGTGGGATTATTTTTCCAAGGCGGATCGGATAATCGGTTTTAATTCCCTTGGTTTTGACATACCGGCGCTAGTTCCGATCTCCCCTCTGAATTTTAAGAAACTGCCCCATTTCGATCTGATGGACAAGATTAAGCAAAATTTGGGTTTTCGCCTTGGGCTCGACGCTGTTGCCAAAGAATGTTTAGGGCATGGGAAAACGGATATCGGCACCAATGCCGTAGTTTATTGGAACGAAAATACCGCCGAAAGTCTGGCAAAATTAAAAAAATACTGTGAAATGGACGTGTTTGTTACCAAAGATATTTATGACTATGGTCTCAAAAATAAACATTTAAAATACAAAGATAAATGGAACACATCCCGGGTTTTCCCCATAGACTTTTCTTATCCGCAGTCAGAAAAAAATCAGATTAGTCTTTTTTAG